From a single Chloracidobacterium thermophilum B genomic region:
- a CDS encoding type I-G CRISPR-associated protein, Cas3-extension family gives MTPNHHIVLRGLDGTTPLGFLAALGLVNALRECLPDLCLAWTTDEGGWVAQLGSSAPIRQADLLNWLDKMLVRSLDQHPARLYEEVKQQPGNVFLQVRQAAAVGHRREADFLAAIASNLAPAEATSQLQTTRRDYHVGNIKSILGRTTRSHLDRTLFKPWDYADPMDNQSLHLDPSEDRRHAYQWHKPSGDPTRRQRGTMLGANRLAIEAFAWFTVWPVGGALKTLGFSGFGSGETRWTWPIWTPFVPPDLIPSLLALAPLQDDPIGESDRRRLRHMGIAAVYRVRRILVGKTPNFTPARNIA, from the coding sequence ATGACACCGAATCACCACATTGTGTTGCGCGGATTGGATGGCACAACGCCGCTGGGTTTTCTGGCGGCGCTGGGGCTGGTGAATGCTTTGCGGGAATGCCTGCCCGACCTGTGTCTGGCGTGGACGACTGACGAGGGCGGGTGGGTAGCCCAACTGGGCAGCTCAGCGCCAATCCGTCAGGCCGACCTGCTGAACTGGCTGGATAAAATGCTGGTCAGGTCGCTGGACCAGCATCCGGCGCGGCTTTACGAAGAAGTCAAACAACAGCCGGGGAATGTGTTTTTGCAGGTACGTCAGGCAGCGGCTGTTGGTCATCGTCGGGAGGCTGATTTTCTGGCCGCGATCGCCAGCAATCTGGCGCCGGCAGAGGCGACGAGCCAGCTTCAGACAACGCGCCGGGATTATCACGTAGGCAATATCAAGTCCATTTTGGGAAGAACCACGCGCAGTCATCTGGACCGGACGCTGTTCAAGCCGTGGGATTATGCCGACCCGATGGACAATCAATCCCTACATCTCGACCCTTCGGAGGACCGGCGGCATGCCTATCAGTGGCATAAGCCCTCTGGCGACCCGACCCGCAGGCAGCGGGGCACGATGTTGGGTGCCAACCGGTTGGCCATTGAGGCGTTTGCGTGGTTCACCGTCTGGCCTGTGGGTGGCGCGCTCAAAACGCTTGGATTCAGCGGGTTTGGCAGCGGGGAGACGCGGTGGACGTGGCCCATCTGGACGCCCTTTGTTCCCCCTGATCTCATCCCTTCCCTGTTAGCGTTGGCGCCGCTTCAGGACGATCCCATTGGGGAGAGCGACCGGCGGCGATTGCGTCACATGGGGATTGCGGCGGTGTATCGCGTACGGCGGATTTTAGTAGGCAAGACACCGAACTTCACGCCGGCGCGCAACATCGCCTGA
- a CDS encoding CRISPR-associated endonuclease Cas4/Cas1, with the protein MKDNLLATPDLIPARMLNEYVYCPRLFYLEYVQREWAENVDVLEGRFVHRRVDRPGGPAPVPAEITAESKIHARSVEVGCPELGAVAVIDLLESDDGQVVPVDYKRGAAPDLPEGAWEPERIQVCLQGLLLRANGYRSGYGIIYYAADKTRVQVDFTPALVARTKQLLAAARALAVSGAIPPPLVNSNKCPRCSLVGICLPDEINFLRGDDKASEATVATTLPSATEAPGGVLPAPTGREVRRLVPARDDNKAVYVQGQGYALGLNGTVLEIRDKGQAVDAVRLVEISQVNLFGNVQISAQALRALVNREVPVLHLSYGGWLQAVTTAPPHKNIELRRQQFQAAGDPDFCLRLAKAFVSGKIRNSRLLLRRNGRRLDPEVLSQLAALRNAVERCEELSSLLGIEGNAAREYFRHFSAMFKPENEPPFDFTGRNRRPPKDPVNALLSFAYSLLVKEMMVAVIGVGFDPHLGFYHQPRYGRPALALDLMEEFRPLVADSVVITVINNGEIGPSDFIQRGEAVALTPRGRKTFIEAFERRLDQLVMHPVFNYQVSYRRIFEIQARLLARTLMGEIPRYIPFVTR; encoded by the coding sequence ATGAAAGACAATCTCCTTGCTACGCCGGACCTCATCCCGGCCAGGATGCTCAATGAGTATGTGTACTGCCCACGTCTGTTTTACCTTGAGTACGTCCAACGTGAGTGGGCAGAAAATGTTGATGTTCTGGAAGGACGTTTCGTTCATCGGCGCGTTGATCGGCCGGGCGGGCCGGCGCCGGTGCCGGCCGAAATCACGGCGGAGAGCAAAATCCATGCGCGTTCGGTGGAGGTTGGCTGCCCGGAGCTTGGCGCTGTGGCGGTGATTGACCTGCTTGAAAGTGACGACGGGCAGGTGGTGCCGGTGGATTACAAACGGGGTGCCGCGCCGGACCTGCCGGAAGGCGCCTGGGAACCGGAGCGCATTCAGGTTTGTTTGCAGGGGCTTTTGCTGCGCGCCAATGGCTACCGCTCTGGTTATGGGATCATCTACTACGCAGCCGATAAAACCCGCGTCCAGGTGGATTTTACACCGGCTCTCGTTGCACGGACAAAGCAGCTTTTGGCAGCAGCGCGGGCTTTGGCTGTTTCAGGCGCGATACCTCCGCCACTGGTCAACTCTAACAAGTGTCCGCGTTGCTCTTTGGTTGGCATTTGCCTGCCAGATGAAATCAATTTCCTGCGCGGCGACGACAAGGCCTCGGAAGCCACAGTAGCGACAACGCTACCGTCTGCAACCGAAGCGCCTGGAGGCGTGTTGCCAGCTCCAACCGGTAGGGAAGTACGGCGTTTGGTACCGGCGCGTGACGACAACAAGGCCGTCTATGTTCAGGGCCAAGGTTATGCGCTGGGCCTCAATGGCACCGTACTTGAAATCCGCGACAAAGGACAGGCCGTAGACGCGGTGCGGTTGGTTGAAATCAGCCAGGTTAATCTGTTTGGCAATGTACAGATTTCGGCACAGGCGCTCCGGGCTTTGGTGAACCGGGAGGTTCCTGTTTTGCACTTGAGCTACGGTGGCTGGTTACAGGCCGTTACAACAGCTCCGCCGCACAAAAACATTGAATTACGTCGGCAGCAGTTTCAGGCAGCCGGCGATCCGGATTTTTGTCTTAGGCTGGCAAAGGCTTTCGTGAGTGGAAAAATCCGTAACAGCCGTCTTCTTTTGCGGCGAAATGGACGTCGACTTGATCCGGAAGTGTTATCCCAGTTGGCAGCATTACGTAATGCTGTTGAGAGGTGCGAAGAACTATCTTCGCTTTTGGGAATTGAAGGCAACGCAGCACGTGAGTATTTCCGTCATTTCTCGGCAATGTTTAAGCCAGAGAACGAGCCGCCATTTGATTTTACCGGGCGCAACCGGCGTCCGCCCAAGGACCCGGTCAATGCCTTGCTTTCCTTTGCGTACAGCCTTTTGGTCAAGGAAATGATGGTGGCGGTCATTGGCGTTGGCTTTGACCCTCACCTTGGTTTTTACCACCAGCCGCGCTATGGAAGACCGGCTTTGGCTCTTGACCTGATGGAGGAGTTTCGCCCTTTGGTAGCGGATTCGGTAGTCATCACGGTTATCAACAATGGTGAAATCGGGCCTTCGGATTTCATCCAGCGGGGCGAAGCAGTGGCATTGACACCGCGTGGTAGAAAGACCTTCATCGAGGCTTTTGAGCGTCGGCTTGATCAGTTGGTCATGCATCCGGTTTTCAATTATCAGGTCAGCTATCGCCGGATTTTTGAAATTCAGGCGCGACTTCTGGCGCGTACGCTGATGGGTGAAATCCCACGCTACATTCCCTTTGTCACTCGCTGA
- the cas2 gene encoding CRISPR-associated endonuclease Cas2, giving the protein MRSRYIVCYDIANPKRWRQVYRIMRGFGDPLQYSVFRCDLSATERVLLLMAVTEVINQREDRIMLVDVGPVDGRGRTCIEALGKPLEVAPTERITVVV; this is encoded by the coding sequence ATGCGGAGTCGGTACATTGTTTGCTATGACATTGCCAATCCGAAGCGGTGGCGTCAGGTCTATCGGATTATGCGTGGATTTGGCGATCCCTTGCAGTATTCGGTTTTTCGGTGTGATTTGTCGGCGACGGAGCGTGTTCTGTTGCTGATGGCGGTGACCGAAGTAATCAACCAGCGTGAGGATCGGATTATGCTGGTGGATGTTGGTCCGGTGGACGGGCGTGGCCGGACTTGCATCGAGGCGCTTGGGAAGCCTTTGGAAGTGGCGCCGACGGAGCGCATCACGGTTGTTGTATAG
- a CDS encoding adenylate/guanylate cyclase domain-containing protein, producing MEFPKLIVTGPTASQRVDECRKFPLVIGRATTCDVIVADERASRSHARIEVSPDGNYQLVDLGSRNGTLLNGKLVTQPTFLKDGDSIGIGSHTLVFRLPAPATIRYDDAPITGTVRLQKAATLLALGLSGDVTGKPSGSFRAVAPPPAQSILVRAEELHLLKKRSQMLSLFYDFNKRVAREFDKAAIYAEVARQVFEISNAGRLLIGKRGLDDQPMIEWATYRDDVTRAAYGKMPVSRSVIRKVMQERVSLLSRDMTDVKGTAILGIQSLMCVPMLGQEEGPLGVIYADSLHRDGFTEDDVDYLTGLASTVALTLESLMAHERLLHEEAARTAYRRFLPPHVVDQIMQDPDSLQLGGTNQVVTTLFADIRGFTTLSERKSPQEIVAILNNYFERAATAIFRHGGSLDKFIGDGIMALFGAPQPSERDPINAVQAAIALQEVIEQVNADLEAQGSDLRLSIGIGINTGEVTAGYIGSRQRTDYTVIGDAVNLAARLESNAKPGQILIGETTARCLKALLQTGFEFGEEEQEFAFVPLGGLKVKGKLQEVNVYRVLWGQELVALKGEGKTDGSGDQTFFHSAARDPVVESETILRTGLGGTAVQREPRRKLTVRVVVAGTDLSGRSFEQETETVDVSQSGACVRLAQPMAIPSPLTISVPDYGWQGEAIVRTIARDTHGYLTGIEIIGQSPRW from the coding sequence ATGGAGTTTCCCAAACTGATTGTGACGGGACCGACGGCAAGTCAGCGGGTGGATGAATGCCGGAAGTTTCCGCTGGTGATAGGGCGTGCCACTACTTGTGATGTCATTGTGGCGGATGAACGGGCGTCGCGTTCGCATGCCAGGATTGAAGTCTCGCCGGATGGGAACTACCAGTTGGTTGATCTGGGCAGCCGGAATGGCACCCTTCTCAATGGCAAGCTGGTGACGCAGCCGACGTTTCTGAAGGATGGCGACAGCATTGGCATTGGCAGTCATACGTTGGTGTTTCGCCTGCCGGCGCCGGCAACCATCCGTTACGATGACGCGCCGATTACCGGGACGGTCAGGTTGCAGAAAGCGGCTACGCTGCTGGCACTGGGGCTTTCGGGAGATGTGACGGGAAAGCCGTCGGGCAGCTTTCGGGCCGTGGCACCGCCGCCCGCGCAAAGCATTCTGGTCAGGGCCGAGGAACTGCACCTTTTGAAGAAGCGCAGCCAGATGCTCAGTCTCTTTTACGATTTCAACAAACGGGTCGCGCGTGAGTTTGACAAAGCGGCCATCTATGCCGAGGTTGCCCGGCAGGTTTTTGAAATCTCGAATGCGGGGCGGCTGCTGATTGGCAAGCGGGGGTTGGATGATCAGCCGATGATTGAGTGGGCCACATACCGCGATGACGTCACGCGTGCGGCTTACGGGAAGATGCCTGTCAGCCGCAGTGTGATTCGGAAGGTGATGCAGGAGCGGGTTTCACTGCTGAGCCGGGACATGACGGACGTCAAGGGCACGGCCATTCTGGGCATCCAGTCTCTGATGTGTGTGCCGATGCTCGGTCAGGAAGAGGGTCCGCTGGGTGTGATTTATGCCGACAGTTTGCATCGGGATGGTTTTACGGAAGACGATGTGGATTACCTGACGGGTTTGGCTTCGACGGTGGCACTGACGTTGGAGAGCCTCATGGCCCATGAACGTCTCCTGCATGAAGAAGCCGCGCGAACGGCTTACCGGCGCTTTCTGCCGCCGCACGTTGTTGACCAGATCATGCAGGACCCGGACAGCCTGCAACTTGGCGGCACAAACCAGGTGGTGACGACGCTGTTTGCAGACATCCGGGGTTTCACCACGCTTTCCGAGCGCAAGTCGCCGCAGGAAATCGTTGCCATTTTGAACAACTACTTTGAACGGGCGGCGACGGCCATTTTTCGGCACGGGGGGTCGCTCGACAAGTTCATTGGCGACGGCATCATGGCGTTGTTTGGCGCGCCCCAGCCCAGTGAGCGTGACCCGATCAACGCCGTCCAGGCGGCGATTGCCCTGCAGGAAGTCATCGAGCAGGTCAATGCCGACCTGGAAGCCCAGGGATCAGACCTGCGGTTGAGTATTGGCATCGGCATCAACACCGGGGAGGTGACGGCGGGTTACATCGGTTCCCGCCAGCGTACGGATTACACCGTCATCGGAGATGCTGTGAATCTGGCGGCGCGGTTGGAGTCCAATGCCAAACCGGGGCAAATCCTGATTGGGGAGACAACCGCCCGGTGTTTGAAGGCGTTGCTTCAGACCGGCTTTGAGTTTGGGGAAGAGGAACAGGAGTTTGCTTTTGTCCCGCTGGGTGGTTTGAAGGTCAAGGGAAAGCTCCAGGAGGTCAACGTATATCGTGTGTTGTGGGGGCAGGAACTGGTTGCGCTGAAGGGTGAAGGGAAAACGGATGGTAGTGGAGACCAGACATTTTTTCACAGCGCGGCAAGAGACCCGGTGGTGGAATCTGAGACGATTTTGCGGACAGGTTTGGGTGGGACGGCAGTTCAGCGTGAACCGCGCCGGAAGCTTACGGTCCGGGTGGTTGTGGCCGGGACGGACCTCAGCGGCCGGTCTTTTGAGCAGGAAACGGAGACGGTGGATGTCAGCCAGTCAGGTGCCTGTGTTCGGCTGGCGCAGCCGATGGCGATTCCATCACCGCTCACCATTTCGGTGCCGGATTACGGCTGGCAGGGAGAGGCGATTGTACGGACGATAGCCCGTGACACACATGGGTATCTGACCGGCATTGAGATCATCGGCCAGTCCCCACGCTGGTGA
- a CDS encoding MBL fold metallo-hydrolase has product MRIRVLPSVTDPRSQLLITFLVNDCVAIDAGALAFHLTGEALLAVQDIVLTHVHLDHIASLPFIFSEMFSSIRTPVRIHATVADIERLRCHIFNDVIWPDFTRLRNVHGELLTFVPFTWRDPFEVAGLRLTAIPVTHTVETAGLVVEDGQGRCVAFTSDTGVTDEFWEVLNALPRLDAVFVDVAFDNANEFVAKASYHLSPRLLVGELAKLRRPSQVLAVNLKPFCREQVKDEVRALALPNVQVAELDVDYTW; this is encoded by the coding sequence ATGCGTATCCGAGTGTTGCCAAGCGTGACGGATCCACGGAGTCAGTTGTTGATTACGTTCCTTGTCAATGACTGCGTGGCAATTGATGCCGGTGCCCTGGCCTTTCACCTCACCGGGGAGGCGCTCCTGGCAGTACAGGACATCGTGTTGACCCATGTCCATCTGGACCACATTGCTTCACTGCCTTTCATCTTCTCGGAAATGTTCTCCAGCATTCGGACACCGGTGCGTATTCACGCCACGGTGGCTGACATCGAGCGGTTGCGCTGCCACATCTTCAACGATGTCATCTGGCCAGACTTTACCCGGCTGCGGAATGTGCATGGCGAACTGCTGACGTTTGTGCCGTTCACGTGGCGGGATCCATTTGAGGTTGCCGGGCTGCGGCTGACGGCGATTCCGGTGACGCATACGGTGGAAACAGCCGGTCTCGTCGTTGAAGATGGGCAGGGCCGCTGTGTTGCGTTTACTTCCGACACTGGCGTGACGGACGAGTTCTGGGAGGTCCTCAATGCCCTGCCACGGCTGGACGCCGTTTTTGTGGATGTTGCCTTTGACAATGCCAATGAGTTTGTGGCGAAGGCTTCGTATCATCTCTCACCCCGCCTGCTGGTTGGCGAGTTGGCGAAGTTGCGGCGGCCCTCGCAGGTGCTGGCGGTGAATCTGAAACCTTTCTGCCGTGAGCAGGTGAAGGATGAAGTCCGGGCGCTCGCGCTGCCCAACGTACAGGTGGCGGAACTGGATGTGGACTACACCTGGTAA
- the trfA gene encoding plasmid replication initiator TrfA yields the protein MAEKRGRRKKRETDIPEGSPTAAGATSATAATAAEADDAEKPEVIRIAQDEFNLAVFPIAVLDKRAQKSKNYLTFTEHITSNGREIQRVWTVMPHPIEGLPSTTDEDVYVALMELSYEQGAQKKVYFSRYDLIRRLGWPMNAKHYERLESSLRKLAAVRIEAKNAYVDRHTGRLVDVGMSIIQEFKIFDEGAGKRTGAKSYVMWSDRVAQSLSEKLFKKLDADFYFNLTSPIAKRLFRYLDKKFGSSDYFVINVRKLAFEHVGMSREMTYVSQIMQRLEPALNELVAKQFLVEWTLTEETIHFRKNLEFGARIQQMALPIYDVMDAMCDDDLSPEERAVRDVALHLEGQLTARGMIGSVAKKLVESFELQGKLETIEQAIATFDRQYRQRDLANPGGLLYTLIVNGQEALPKLPPKRRRSSAKMPRARAEKPAEASESTGETRDSHEAVPLFSTPSQEQMQELELGYLEHLERTGEALLAQLKKSELKELVAREREELLASDRRKIYARWEPDVLDEHLRRLVGRKLAEAKVESFAAWCAARGVELNALMRPSTTSED from the coding sequence ATGGCAGAGAAACGCGGCCGCCGGAAGAAACGCGAGACGGACATACCTGAAGGGTCGCCCACTGCTGCCGGAGCCACATCCGCTACGGCAGCTACCGCGGCCGAAGCGGATGACGCCGAAAAGCCGGAGGTCATCCGCATTGCCCAAGATGAGTTCAACCTGGCGGTTTTCCCGATTGCCGTCCTCGACAAGCGCGCCCAGAAAAGCAAAAACTACCTGACCTTTACCGAGCACATCACCTCGAACGGCCGTGAAATCCAGCGGGTGTGGACCGTCATGCCCCACCCCATCGAGGGCCTGCCCAGCACGACGGATGAAGATGTGTACGTGGCCCTGATGGAGCTTTCATACGAACAGGGCGCGCAAAAGAAAGTGTACTTCAGCCGCTATGACCTCATCCGCCGGCTGGGGTGGCCGATGAACGCCAAGCACTACGAACGGCTCGAAAGTTCCCTGCGGAAACTCGCCGCCGTGCGCATCGAAGCCAAGAACGCCTACGTGGACCGCCACACGGGACGCCTGGTGGATGTCGGGATGAGCATCATCCAGGAGTTCAAGATTTTCGATGAGGGGGCTGGCAAGCGCACCGGCGCCAAAAGCTATGTGATGTGGAGCGACCGCGTGGCCCAGAGCCTGAGCGAAAAGCTCTTCAAAAAGCTGGATGCGGATTTTTACTTCAACCTGACCTCGCCCATCGCCAAGCGGCTGTTCCGTTACCTCGACAAGAAGTTCGGCAGCTCCGATTACTTTGTCATCAACGTGCGCAAGCTGGCCTTTGAACACGTCGGTATGTCCCGTGAGATGACCTACGTCTCGCAGATTATGCAGCGCCTGGAACCCGCCCTGAACGAGCTGGTGGCCAAGCAGTTCCTGGTTGAATGGACGCTGACAGAGGAAACCATCCACTTCCGCAAGAACCTTGAGTTCGGGGCGCGCATCCAGCAGATGGCCCTGCCCATCTACGACGTGATGGATGCCATGTGCGACGATGACCTGTCGCCCGAAGAACGCGCTGTCCGCGACGTGGCGCTGCACCTGGAAGGGCAGCTCACGGCGCGCGGCATGATTGGGTCCGTCGCCAAGAAGCTTGTGGAGAGCTTCGAGCTGCAGGGCAAGCTGGAAACCATCGAGCAGGCCATTGCCACGTTTGACCGGCAATACCGCCAGCGCGACCTCGCCAATCCGGGCGGACTGCTCTACACCCTGATCGTCAACGGCCAGGAAGCCCTGCCCAAACTGCCTCCCAAACGACGACGGTCATCTGCCAAAATGCCCCGTGCTCGCGCTGAGAAGCCCGCTGAGGCGTCGGAAAGCACCGGGGAGACCAGAGACAGCCATGAGGCAGTTCCGCTCTTTTCTACGCCTTCTCAGGAGCAGATGCAGGAACTCGAACTCGGCTACCTCGAACATCTCGAACGGACGGGCGAGGCCCTGCTGGCCCAGCTCAAAAAATCCGAACTCAAGGAGCTGGTGGCTCGTGAACGGGAGGAACTGCTGGCTTCAGACCGGCGGAAAATCTACGCCCGGTGGGAGCCGGATGTGCTGGATGAACACCTGCGCCGCCTGGTTGGACGCAAGCTGGCTGAAGCCAAGGTCGAGTCCTTTGCCGCCTGGTGCGCTGCGCGCGGCGTGGAACTCAACGCACTCATGCGCCCTTCGACCACCTCGGAGGACTGA
- a CDS encoding response regulator — MSAKVLISEDDPASRKLLQVWLSQDGYEVTSVDNGKAALEAARRVLPDVVLSDVMMPEMDGFALCRELRADPCLGEIPIVLVTALSDKAARLQGIEAGADDFLTKPYDQAELRARVRSIVRLNRYRLLLQEREQRAAERARAAARLKELAELLDQTQDAVVQIDRQGHITFWSAGAARMFGWLSEEAQGQPAANLLFPQSGQLPLDALTSVVQEGYWTGELTTHRRDGREIILMTRWSAVTRSEDGARSTLLIATDITEQRQAERRYLRAQRMETIGMLASGVAHDLNNMLTPIGIGLEILRREIQNPALTEVLNMMNSSVERGAALVKQVLSLAREGSGAASLVQPKHILREVASIARETFPKNITVRTDYPAALRTIAGDPTELTQVLLNLCVNARDAMPQGGTLTLAARDLPAEEATRLHPHQTTSGESEYYVLLEVTDTGTGIPPELRERIFEPFFTTKPQGKGTGLGLATVVSIVNKRGGFIALDSEVGRGTTFRLYFPATEAPEVPSTPPEQGVSGQGELVLVADAEASTLDLLRTVLEANGYTVITARDDAELATGLARHPAVAIIDAALPTVMQSHSVFASLPADLPLIGICGEDAETCRRRTEHLPVRAWLNKPFTASQVLRALREILKA, encoded by the coding sequence ATGTCTGCCAAAGTTCTGATTTCCGAAGACGATCCGGCCTCGCGCAAGCTTCTGCAGGTCTGGCTTTCCCAGGACGGTTACGAGGTGACGAGCGTGGACAACGGGAAAGCCGCCCTGGAAGCCGCGCGGCGCGTTCTGCCCGACGTTGTGCTGTCGGATGTGATGATGCCGGAAATGGATGGCTTTGCCCTGTGCCGGGAGCTGCGGGCCGACCCATGTCTGGGCGAAATCCCGATCGTGCTGGTGACGGCTCTGAGTGACAAAGCGGCGCGGCTCCAGGGCATCGAAGCCGGAGCGGATGACTTTCTGACCAAACCCTACGACCAGGCCGAGTTGCGGGCGCGCGTCCGCAGCATCGTCCGGCTCAACCGCTACCGCCTGCTGCTTCAGGAACGGGAACAACGGGCCGCAGAACGCGCCCGGGCCGCGGCCCGCCTCAAAGAGTTGGCCGAGTTGCTCGATCAGACCCAGGACGCCGTTGTGCAGATTGACCGGCAGGGCCACATCACCTTCTGGAGTGCTGGCGCGGCGCGGATGTTCGGGTGGCTTTCAGAGGAAGCCCAGGGTCAGCCTGCCGCCAACCTGTTGTTTCCCCAGAGCGGCCAACTCCCCCTGGACGCTCTCACATCCGTTGTTCAGGAAGGATACTGGACCGGAGAACTGACAACCCACCGGCGCGACGGCCGCGAAATCATCCTGATGACCCGCTGGTCAGCCGTTACCCGCTCGGAAGATGGCGCACGTTCCACACTCCTGATTGCAACCGACATCACCGAACAGCGGCAGGCCGAACGACGGTATCTCCGCGCCCAGCGGATGGAGACCATCGGCATGCTGGCCAGCGGCGTGGCGCACGACCTGAACAACATGCTCACGCCGATTGGCATCGGCCTCGAAATTCTCCGGCGGGAAATTCAAAACCCGGCGCTGACCGAAGTGCTCAACATGATGAACAGCAGCGTCGAGCGCGGCGCGGCGCTCGTCAAACAGGTGCTTTCGCTGGCACGGGAAGGCAGCGGCGCGGCAAGTCTGGTCCAACCCAAGCACATTCTGCGCGAAGTGGCCTCCATTGCCCGTGAGACGTTTCCCAAAAACATCACGGTGCGTACGGACTACCCGGCTGCACTGCGGACGATTGCAGGCGACCCGACGGAACTCACCCAGGTGCTGCTCAACCTGTGCGTCAATGCCCGCGACGCCATGCCCCAGGGGGGCACCCTGACCCTGGCTGCCCGCGACCTGCCGGCCGAAGAGGCCACCCGGTTGCACCCCCATCAGACCACGAGCGGAGAGAGTGAGTATTATGTCCTGCTGGAAGTGACAGATACCGGCACAGGGATTCCGCCGGAACTGCGGGAGCGCATCTTCGAGCCGTTTTTCACCACCAAGCCGCAGGGCAAGGGCACGGGTCTGGGACTGGCTACAGTTGTCTCGATTGTCAACAAGCGCGGCGGCTTCATTGCCCTGGACAGTGAAGTTGGGCGTGGCACGACGTTCCGGCTCTACTTCCCGGCCACCGAAGCCCCGGAGGTGCCGTCAACGCCACCGGAGCAAGGTGTTTCCGGGCAGGGCGAACTCGTCCTCGTGGCGGATGCCGAAGCTTCCACCCTCGACCTGCTGCGTACGGTTCTGGAAGCCAACGGCTACACGGTCATCACGGCGCGCGACGACGCCGAACTGGCTACCGGGTTGGCCCGGCATCCAGCGGTAGCCATCATTGACGCCGCCCTGCCGACCGTCATGCAGAGCCATTCGGTGTTTGCGTCGTTGCCAGCCGATTTACCGCTCATTGGCATCTGTGGCGAAGATGCCGAAACCTGCCGCCGCCGGACAGAGCACCTGCCGGTCCGAGCCTGGCTCAACAAGCCGTTTACGGCCTCACAGGTGCTCCGGGCGCTGCGCGAAATCCTGAAGGCGTAA
- a CDS encoding ferritin-like domain-containing protein, whose protein sequence is MSSNDAEIHGSLRALALPRRAVLHMGFVAGISAGLGHLAEAAQRSPRNADVALLNAALALEHQAIAAYDAGVGTGLLKGETLELARHFQSQHRAHRDLLVGEIRKLGGTPAVALASYTFKGKDDAPIEFRTAEDVLVFALGLEGGAASAYLGLLPQLTSRAMLSTIAGIACDEAQHVAAIRLLMRQQPAPDAVVR, encoded by the coding sequence ATGAGCAGCAATGATGCGGAAATCCACGGCAGCCTGCGCGCCTTGGCGCTTCCCCGGCGGGCCGTCCTGCACATGGGCTTTGTGGCCGGCATCAGCGCCGGTCTGGGCCATCTGGCTGAAGCAGCGCAGCGAAGTCCGCGCAACGCCGATGTGGCCCTTCTCAACGCGGCGCTGGCACTGGAACACCAGGCGATTGCCGCCTATGACGCAGGTGTAGGAACGGGACTTCTCAAGGGCGAAACCCTCGAACTGGCCCGGCACTTCCAGAGCCAGCACCGGGCGCACCGTGATCTCCTGGTCGGGGAAATTCGCAAGCTGGGCGGGACGCCGGCCGTGGCCCTGGCCAGCTACACGTTCAAGGGCAAGGACGATGCCCCCATTGAGTTCAGGACGGCCGAGGATGTTCTGGTCTTTGCCCTGGGACTGGAAGGTGGCGCGGCCAGCGCCTACCTGGGTCTTTTACCTCAGTTGACTTCCAGGGCGATGCTCTCCACCATTGCCGGTATTGCGTGCGATGAAGCCCAGCACGTGGCAGCGATTCGGCTCCTCATGCGGCAGCAGCCGGCGCCGGATGCCGTCGTGAGATAA
- a CDS encoding type II restriction enzyme, producing the protein MNHKPWQSIFDTYKIHKHNFSQSPFTLTAEQIKKATAHFTSTTEREVRVLCKQDTRESRPQVFVDNNLFILPIKNGVYSILQGEGYIDVPEIATQATIYKSRLDFELNTSKVGNSEMQHLDFAYSSSLIRHFLEDESLVLTIRGRKYTPKFEFYAGQHKHLITAEGVQTEVDAGYEGRNQVVLIEAKNRSTTNTIIRQLYYPFRQWQIHTKKKVNVLFFEKRQNEYALWQFDFDDEKDYNSIKLLKSAQFEIESR; encoded by the coding sequence ATGAACCACAAACCTTGGCAATCAATTTTTGATACATACAAAATTCACAAACACAATTTTTCACAAAGTCCGTTTACTTTGACTGCGGAGCAAATCAAAAAAGCCACTGCGCACTTTACAAGCACTACTGAAAGAGAAGTGCGGGTTTTGTGCAAACAAGATACAAGAGAAAGCAGACCGCAGGTTTTTGTGGATAATAACTTGTTTATTCTGCCCATCAAAAACGGTGTTTACAGCATCTTGCAGGGCGAAGGTTATATTGATGTTCCTGAAATAGCTACACAAGCAACCATTTACAAGTCCAGACTTGACTTTGAACTGAACACTTCAAAAGTTGGAAATTCTGAAATGCAGCATTTGGATTTTGCCTATTCATCAAGTCTAATCCGCCATTTTTTGGAAGACGAGAGTTTGGTTCTAACGATTCGGGGTAGAAAATATACCCCAAAATTTGAGTTTTATGCAGGACAACATAAACACCTCATCACTGCAGAAGGCGTACAAACAGAAGTAGATGCAGGCTATGAAGGCAGAAACCAGGTTGTGCTGATAGAAGCTAAAAATCGTTCTACTACGAATACAATTATCAGGCAATTATATTATCCATTTCGCCAGTGGCAAATTCATACTAAGAAAAAAGTTAATGTCCTTTTCTTTGAAAAACGTCAAAATGAATATGCACTCTGGCAATTTGATTTTGATGACGAGAAAGACTACAACAGCATAAAACTCTTGAAAAGTGCTCAATTTGAAATAGAAAGCAGGTGA